The following coding sequences lie in one Arachis ipaensis cultivar K30076 chromosome B05, Araip1.1, whole genome shotgun sequence genomic window:
- the LOC107644777 gene encoding probable transcriptional regulator SLK2 isoform X1 yields MAPSRVAGGLTQSSSGSGIFFQGDGQSQSVVNSHISSSFGNSSNAVPGAGRSHLGPVSGDMNNAVLNSVANSAPSVGASSLVTDANSAFSGGPHLQRSASINTDSYLRLPASPMSFTSNNVSISGSSVMDGSSVVQQSSHQDQNVQPLQQNQQHGASSAMSMPGSQSAPSPLPMGAQIPGSFMQNTDNLSQLSKKPRLDIKQEDLMQQQVIQQLLQRQDTMQYQGRNPQIQALIQQQQRLRQQHILQSMPQLQRAHLQQQQQQQQQQQQQMHLRQQQLQQQSMQSAVKRPYDSSVNGVCARRLMQYLYHQRQRPSENTIAYWRKFVAEYYSPRAKERWCLSLYNNVGHHALGVFPQASMDAWQCDICGSKSGRGFEATFEVLPRLNDIKFGSGVIDELLFLELPREQRFPSGVMMLEYAKAVQESVYEQLRVVREGHLRIIFTQDLKILSWEFCARRHEELLPRRLVAPQVNQLVQVAQKCQSTIAESGSDGVSQQDLQTNSNMVLAAGRQLAKSLELQSLNDLGFSKRYVRCLQISEVVNSMKDLIDICREHKIGAIESLKNYPRFATAAKLQMQKMHEMEQLANVQGLPTDRNTINKLMAMNPSLNNPINNNPNMINRGGLSGSAQAALALNYQSLLMRQNSMNSSPGSIQREGSSSFNNANQSPSSAMQGATSAFIPGSMQNSPIGGFPSPHLPPQQQQQQPQQHLQQRSLSANSFMQQNHSQGSQGNQALQQQMIQQLLMSNNNGGVQSQSLGGPNANGSIAKNGLGFGGHSPSPSITGGSVNVSGNKGPVSRSNSFKSASNSDSSPAGGNNGFNPRTSDIPQNLHLQDVVPDIASDFTDSPFFSSDLDDNMGFGWKA; encoded by the exons ATGGCACCTTCTCGGGTGGCTGGAGGGTTAACCCAATCATCATCAGGTTCTGGAATTTTCTTTCAAGGAGATGGGCAGTCACAGAGTGTAGTCAACTCTCACATAAGCTCATCATTCGGTAACTCATCTAATGCGGTCCCTGGAGCTGGTCGTTCTCACCTGGGTCCAGTGTCTGGGGATATGAATAATGCAGTTTTGAACAGTGTGGCAAACTCAGCACCAAGTGTTGGAGCTAGCTCTTTAGTCACAGATGCAAATTCAGCATTCTCTGGTGGGCCCCATTTGCAGAGAAGTGCAAGCATTAACACAGACTCATACTTACGTTTACCTGCTTCGCCCATGTCATTTACATCAAATAATGTTAGTATTTCAGGGTCATCAGTTATGGATGGTTCCAGTGTAGTACAGCAGAGCTCTCACCAAGATCAGAATGTCCAACCATTGCAGCAGAATCAGCAGCATGGTGCCTCTAGTGCTATGTCTATGCCTGGATCTCAAAGTGCCCCTTCCCCGCTTCCAATGGGTGCACAAATACCAGGATCTTTCATGCAAAATACGGATAATTTATCCCAGCTGTCCAAAAAACCTAGGCTGGATATTAAGCAGGAGGATTTAATGCAACAGCAGGTTATACAACAGCTTCTTCAAAGACAGGACACCATGCAATATCAGGGGCGTAATCCACAGATACAGGCTTTGATTCAGCAGCAGCAAAGACTGAGGCAACAACATATCCTTCAGTCAATGCCACAGTTACAGCGAGCACActtgcagcagcagcagcaacaacagcagcagcaacaacaacaaatgcATTTGAGGCAGCAGCAATTACAGCAACAATCAATGCAATCTGCAGTAAAGCGCCCGTATGACAGCAGTGTTAATGGAGTATGTGCTCGCAGATTGATGCAATACCTctatcatcaaaggcaacgcccaAGT GAAAACACTATTGCCTATTGGAGAAAATTTGTGGCCGAGTATTACTCTCCTCGAGCAAAGGAACGGTGGTGCTTGTCATTGTATAATAATGTTGGGCATCATGCACTCGGTGTTTTCCCTCAGGCATCTATG GATGCATGGCAGTGCGACATATGTGGTTCTAAATCTGGAAGGGGATTTG AGGCAACTTTTGAAGTGCTCCCTAGACTCAATGACATCAAATTTGGTAGTGGAGTAATTGATGAACTTCTCTTTTTGGAGTTGCCACGCGAACAAAGATTTCCTTCTGGTGTAATGATGTTAGAATATGCAAAAGCAGTTCAAGAGAGCGTATACGAGCAACTTCGTGTTGTTCGTGAGGGTCACCTGCGTATTATATTTACACAAGACCTTAAG ATATTATCTTGGGAGTTCTGTGCAAGGCGCCATGAAGAACTTCTTCCTAGAAGGTTGGTTGCACCACAG GTAAACCAGTTGGTCCAAGTAGCTCAAAAATGTCAGAGTACAATTGCTGAAAGTGGTTCAGATGGGGTTTCTCAGCAAGATCTGCAAACAAACAGCAATAT GGTTTTGGCTGCTGGCCGTCAACTTGCAAAGAGTCTGGAGTTGCAATCTCTAAATGATTTAGGTTTTTCCAAAAGATATGTAAGATGTTTGCAG ATATCTGAGGTTGTCAATTCCATGAAAGATCTGATAGATATCTGTCGGGAGCACAAAATTGGAGCAATTG AGAGCTTGAAGAATTATCCTCGTTTTGCAACCGCGGCTAAGCTCCAGATGCAAAAAATGCATGAGATGGAACAGCTAGCAAATGTTCAAGGTCTGCCAACTGATCGAAACACGATTAACAAACTAATGGCAATGAATCCTAGTTTGAACAACCCAATAAATAATAATCCTAATATGATAAATCGTGGTGGTTTGAGTGGATCAGCACAAGCTGCTCTGGCACTTAACTACCAGAGTCTTCTTATGAGGCAAAACTCGATGAATTCAAGCCCTGGCTCAATTCAGAGAGAAGGATCATCATCTTTCAACAATGCAAACCAGAGTCCCTCGTCAGCTATGCAAGGTGCTACCTCTGCCTTTATTCCAGGTTCAATGCAGAATTCACCCATTGGTGGTTTCCCGAGTCCCCATCTACCCCCGCAGCAGCAACAGCAGCAGCCGCAACAACACCTTCAACAGAGATCCTTAAGTGCAAATAGCTTCATGCAACAAAACCATTCACAGGGATCCCAAGGAAATCAAGCTCTACAGCAGCAGATGATCCAGCAACTGCTGATGTCAAATAACAATGGGGGAGTACAATCACAATCTCTTGGTGGACCCAATGCAAATGGGAGCATAGCAAAGAATGGGTTGGGTTTCGGAGGACACTCTCCGTCTCCTTCCATAACTGGAGGATCTGTCAATGTTTCAGGAAATAAAGGTCCGGTTTCAAGGAGCAATAGCTTCAAATCGGCCTCAAACAGTGATTCTTCTCCGGCTGGTGGCAACAATGGATTCAACCCGAGAACTTCGGATATACCGCAGAATCTGCATTTGCAAGATGTGGTTCCAGATATTGCCAGTGATTTTACAGATAGCCCCTTCTTCAGTAGTGATCTGGATGATAACATGGGTTTTGGCTGGAAGGCATGA
- the LOC107644777 gene encoding probable transcriptional regulator SLK2 isoform X2 translates to MAPSRVAGGLTQSSSGSGIFFQGDGQSQSVVNSHISSSFGNSSNAVPGAGRSHLGPVSGDMNNAVLNSVANSAPSVGASSLVTDANSAFSGSSVMDGSSVVQQSSHQDQNVQPLQQNQQHGASSAMSMPGSQSAPSPLPMGAQIPGSFMQNTDNLSQLSKKPRLDIKQEDLMQQQVIQQLLQRQDTMQYQGRNPQIQALIQQQQRLRQQHILQSMPQLQRAHLQQQQQQQQQQQQQMHLRQQQLQQQSMQSAVKRPYDSSVNGVCARRLMQYLYHQRQRPSENTIAYWRKFVAEYYSPRAKERWCLSLYNNVGHHALGVFPQASMDAWQCDICGSKSGRGFEATFEVLPRLNDIKFGSGVIDELLFLELPREQRFPSGVMMLEYAKAVQESVYEQLRVVREGHLRIIFTQDLKILSWEFCARRHEELLPRRLVAPQVNQLVQVAQKCQSTIAESGSDGVSQQDLQTNSNMVLAAGRQLAKSLELQSLNDLGFSKRYVRCLQISEVVNSMKDLIDICREHKIGAIESLKNYPRFATAAKLQMQKMHEMEQLANVQGLPTDRNTINKLMAMNPSLNNPINNNPNMINRGGLSGSAQAALALNYQSLLMRQNSMNSSPGSIQREGSSSFNNANQSPSSAMQGATSAFIPGSMQNSPIGGFPSPHLPPQQQQQQPQQHLQQRSLSANSFMQQNHSQGSQGNQALQQQMIQQLLMSNNNGGVQSQSLGGPNANGSIAKNGLGFGGHSPSPSITGGSVNVSGNKGPVSRSNSFKSASNSDSSPAGGNNGFNPRTSDIPQNLHLQDVVPDIASDFTDSPFFSSDLDDNMGFGWKA, encoded by the exons ATGGCACCTTCTCGGGTGGCTGGAGGGTTAACCCAATCATCATCAGGTTCTGGAATTTTCTTTCAAGGAGATGGGCAGTCACAGAGTGTAGTCAACTCTCACATAAGCTCATCATTCGGTAACTCATCTAATGCGGTCCCTGGAGCTGGTCGTTCTCACCTGGGTCCAGTGTCTGGGGATATGAATAATGCAGTTTTGAACAGTGTGGCAAACTCAGCACCAAGTGTTGGAGCTAGCTCTTTAGTCACAGATGCAAATTCAGCATTCTCTG GGTCATCAGTTATGGATGGTTCCAGTGTAGTACAGCAGAGCTCTCACCAAGATCAGAATGTCCAACCATTGCAGCAGAATCAGCAGCATGGTGCCTCTAGTGCTATGTCTATGCCTGGATCTCAAAGTGCCCCTTCCCCGCTTCCAATGGGTGCACAAATACCAGGATCTTTCATGCAAAATACGGATAATTTATCCCAGCTGTCCAAAAAACCTAGGCTGGATATTAAGCAGGAGGATTTAATGCAACAGCAGGTTATACAACAGCTTCTTCAAAGACAGGACACCATGCAATATCAGGGGCGTAATCCACAGATACAGGCTTTGATTCAGCAGCAGCAAAGACTGAGGCAACAACATATCCTTCAGTCAATGCCACAGTTACAGCGAGCACActtgcagcagcagcagcaacaacagcagcagcaacaacaacaaatgcATTTGAGGCAGCAGCAATTACAGCAACAATCAATGCAATCTGCAGTAAAGCGCCCGTATGACAGCAGTGTTAATGGAGTATGTGCTCGCAGATTGATGCAATACCTctatcatcaaaggcaacgcccaAGT GAAAACACTATTGCCTATTGGAGAAAATTTGTGGCCGAGTATTACTCTCCTCGAGCAAAGGAACGGTGGTGCTTGTCATTGTATAATAATGTTGGGCATCATGCACTCGGTGTTTTCCCTCAGGCATCTATG GATGCATGGCAGTGCGACATATGTGGTTCTAAATCTGGAAGGGGATTTG AGGCAACTTTTGAAGTGCTCCCTAGACTCAATGACATCAAATTTGGTAGTGGAGTAATTGATGAACTTCTCTTTTTGGAGTTGCCACGCGAACAAAGATTTCCTTCTGGTGTAATGATGTTAGAATATGCAAAAGCAGTTCAAGAGAGCGTATACGAGCAACTTCGTGTTGTTCGTGAGGGTCACCTGCGTATTATATTTACACAAGACCTTAAG ATATTATCTTGGGAGTTCTGTGCAAGGCGCCATGAAGAACTTCTTCCTAGAAGGTTGGTTGCACCACAG GTAAACCAGTTGGTCCAAGTAGCTCAAAAATGTCAGAGTACAATTGCTGAAAGTGGTTCAGATGGGGTTTCTCAGCAAGATCTGCAAACAAACAGCAATAT GGTTTTGGCTGCTGGCCGTCAACTTGCAAAGAGTCTGGAGTTGCAATCTCTAAATGATTTAGGTTTTTCCAAAAGATATGTAAGATGTTTGCAG ATATCTGAGGTTGTCAATTCCATGAAAGATCTGATAGATATCTGTCGGGAGCACAAAATTGGAGCAATTG AGAGCTTGAAGAATTATCCTCGTTTTGCAACCGCGGCTAAGCTCCAGATGCAAAAAATGCATGAGATGGAACAGCTAGCAAATGTTCAAGGTCTGCCAACTGATCGAAACACGATTAACAAACTAATGGCAATGAATCCTAGTTTGAACAACCCAATAAATAATAATCCTAATATGATAAATCGTGGTGGTTTGAGTGGATCAGCACAAGCTGCTCTGGCACTTAACTACCAGAGTCTTCTTATGAGGCAAAACTCGATGAATTCAAGCCCTGGCTCAATTCAGAGAGAAGGATCATCATCTTTCAACAATGCAAACCAGAGTCCCTCGTCAGCTATGCAAGGTGCTACCTCTGCCTTTATTCCAGGTTCAATGCAGAATTCACCCATTGGTGGTTTCCCGAGTCCCCATCTACCCCCGCAGCAGCAACAGCAGCAGCCGCAACAACACCTTCAACAGAGATCCTTAAGTGCAAATAGCTTCATGCAACAAAACCATTCACAGGGATCCCAAGGAAATCAAGCTCTACAGCAGCAGATGATCCAGCAACTGCTGATGTCAAATAACAATGGGGGAGTACAATCACAATCTCTTGGTGGACCCAATGCAAATGGGAGCATAGCAAAGAATGGGTTGGGTTTCGGAGGACACTCTCCGTCTCCTTCCATAACTGGAGGATCTGTCAATGTTTCAGGAAATAAAGGTCCGGTTTCAAGGAGCAATAGCTTCAAATCGGCCTCAAACAGTGATTCTTCTCCGGCTGGTGGCAACAATGGATTCAACCCGAGAACTTCGGATATACCGCAGAATCTGCATTTGCAAGATGTGGTTCCAGATATTGCCAGTGATTTTACAGATAGCCCCTTCTTCAGTAGTGATCTGGATGATAACATGGGTTTTGGCTGGAAGGCATGA
- the LOC107644779 gene encoding F-box protein At4g00755 (The sequence of the model RefSeq protein was modified relative to this genomic sequence to represent the inferred CDS: added 31 bases not found in genome assembly): MSEVKNKLDLLQWLGPDMSIKVLTHLDPCDLVRVSTLSRSWHQFVIENGLCKHLCLKMFPELSGVGHVIEVENMIEPVSNMLGSSSNWECLKRNHKVYAFLACGLTPSISKNCISDAISASSTDNYPEESVLNTLDPRDRTDFRASYWSSKGESDPSVPETLVYKLTSKICLITEIHVQPFKAYFQPGLPIYSAKAVRFRMGRPKYPKELESAEVDDIIANHMFGGNLWTYTSPEFPMLQENCLQKFKLPEPILCIGGVLQVELLGRVQKQEMDQLFYICISHVQVVGWPLLPAFDVKIHHPSGKCTLKYCPQTDCCMSPTRRGDSSSPSRLRTFTTSIMQRGVRRWEQILIAALLGPGAVVVDE, encoded by the exons ATGTCTGAAGTGAAAAACAAACTGGATTTATTGCAATGGCTTGGACCAGACATGTCAATAAAGGTTCTCACTCATTTGGA TCCCGTTCTTGGCACCAATTTG TTATTGAAAATGGCCTTTGCAAGCATCTTTGCTTGAAAATGTTTCCTGAACTATCTGGTGTTGGACATGTCATTGAGGTAGAGAACATGATTGAACCAGTGAGTAACATGCTTGGAAGTTCTTCAAATTGGGAATGTCTTAAGAGAAATCATAAAGTCTATGCGTTCCTAGCATGTGGTCTCACTCCTTCTATCAGCAAAAATTGCATCTCGGATGCCATAAGTGCATCCAGCACCGATAACTACCCCGAAGAAAGTGTTCTGAATACGTTGGACCCTCGAGATAGGACTGATTTTAGAGCATCGTACTGGTCTAGTAAAGGGGAGAGTGATCCTTCTGTACCAGAGACTTTAGTTTATAAGCTAACTTCCAAAATATGTCTAATCACTGAGATTCATGTGCAGCCATTCAAAG CATATTTTCAGCCAGGCCTCCCTATATATTCAGCAAAAGCTGTCCGATTCCGAATGGGCCGTCCAAAATACCCGAAAGAGTTAGAGAGTGCTGAAGTTGATGATATTATTGCTAATCACATGTTTGGGGGTAATCTATGGACATATACTTCACCTGAATTTCCAATGTTGCAA GAAAACTGCTTGCAGAAATTCAAGCTACCTGAACCTATTCTGTGCATTGGAGGTGTGCTTCAAGTTGAGCTGCTGGGCAGAGTTCAAAAGCAAGAAATGGATCAATTATTTTACATATG CATCTCTCATGTTCAAGTCGTCGGATGGCCACTTTTGCCAGCGTTTGATGTCAAAATACACCATCCATCAGGAAAGTGTACATTGAAGTACTGCCCTCAAACAGATTGTTGTATGTCTCCAACAAGAAGAGGCGACTCTAGCAGTCCTTCACGACTGCGGACTTTTACCACAAGTATAATGCAGAGGGGCGTGAGACGTTGGGAGCAAATTCTTATTGCTGCACTGCTTGGTCCTGGTGCTGTTGTAGTTGATGAATGA